A region from the Tachysurus vachellii isolate PV-2020 chromosome 25, HZAU_Pvac_v1, whole genome shotgun sequence genome encodes:
- the aste1a gene encoding protein asteroid homolog 1 codes for MGVHGLYRYIESNSDFLKPRCFRESRLIIDGSNLYYNLYFRSHVDQAHGGDYDDFEKIVTLFFRNLRMCDIEPYVVLDGGADVSGKKFETLKTSYRERIKRANALSRGRSGEILPILTKHVFKQILRKLGIPFIQCLAEADWEAAALASEWNCPVLSNDSDFYIFNIKSGVLPIDHFQWRKVSKLRHNSKNFIPTKSYSVLNLYAAFNRMNKYNLSLFAVILGNDYTKLDNSAFPNFSKFSTRPGATAQVDGVLVWLSKFPGPKEAIAALLSPLGKNKKSDSIQLAINQGMAEYRLRPSSIGQFFMSGEPQSVPPGPLQNLPAWTLKPLAEGKLASTIIEVVTLQRVMLNPQVEDFELSSSSETSRLIRQVMYGILLCTRWQKVKKGSRSSGDEQQTDVEEYSRQEKTVTSSMVPAVLPRGVVTHLDSLWEMPQQLRLQVMLEALGVSLISDSLHVPEALQLAVYVTCFWLKHATPEPRAEMFWALLTSLAYGHVSRDQAEDSEPVILRFRKLKSRKGQKLLDLGFAHALCQWQSCLKDSFCLNQLLNHPVPEPELARLYCGTLVHGVTHELKRGIEPESLFAGAPVAIRLYQNLQTAVERELDDDLLMRMRTRPSESQAVVDQLSQEFKHLMAEDEVEDDEVEDDEVLEQTYSFHTKNKTKRKKRKSRSKKQGRESRQ; via the exons ATGGGAGTTCACGGACTTTACAGGTACATCGAGAGCAACAGTGATTTCCTGAAGCCACGCTGCTTTAGAGAAAGCAGACTCATCATCGATGGATCCAATTTGTACTACAATCTGTACTTCAGGTCACACGTGGACCAAGCACACGGTGGAGATTACGATGACTTTGAGAAAATCGTTACGCTGTTTTTCAGAAATCTCAGAATGTGTGATATTGAGCCCTACGTGGTGCTCGATGGAGGGGCCGATGTCAGTGGCAAAAAATTTGAAACCCTGAAGACAAGCTACCGCGAAAGGATCAAAAGAGCCAATGCCTTGTCCAGGGGCCGCTCAGGAGAAATACTACCCATTCTGACCAAACATGTCTTCAAGCAGATCCTCCGAAAACTAGGAATTCCCTTCATTCAGTGTCTGGCAGAGGCGGATTGGGAAGCAGCTGCGTTGGCCAGCGAGTGGAACTGTCCTGTTCTGTCCAACGACAGCGATTTCTACATCTTCAACATCAAGAGTGGAGTTTTGCCCATTGATCATTTCCAGTGGAGGAAAGTGAGCAAGCTAAGACACAATAGTAAAAATTTCATCCCTACCAAGTCGTACAGTGTTCTAAATCTCTATGCTGCTTTTAACCGcatgaataaatataatcttTCACTTTTTGCCGTCATTCTGGGAAACGACTACACCAAACTGGACAATAGTGCTTTTCCAAACTTCTCAAAGTTCTCAACTAGACCTGGAGCAACAGCCCAGGTCGATGGCGTACTCGTGTGGTTGTCAAAGTTCCCCGGGCCGAAAGAAGCCATCGCTGCTCTCCTCAGCCCCCTGGGGAAGAACAAGAAATCAGACAGCATTCAATTAGCAATAAATCAGGGGATGGCAGAGTACAGACTCCGTCCCAGCTCCATTGGTCAGTTCTTCATGAGCGGAGAACCTCAGAGCGTTCCTCCAGGCCCTTTACAGAATCTTCCAGCCTGGACTCTAAAACCTCTGGCAGAAGGTAAGCTGGCTTCCACCATCATTGAAGTTGTGACACTGCAGAGGGTCATGCTGAACCCCCAGGTGGAGGACTTTGAGCTGAGCAGCAGCAGCGAGACGTCTCGTCTGATACGACAGGTGATGTACGGCATACTGCTGTGTACCAGGTGGCAGAAGGTGAAGAAAGGCAGCAGGTCTTCTGGAGACGAACAGCAGACCGACGTGGAGGAATACAGCAGGCAGGAGAAGACGGTGACCAGCTCCATGGTTCCAGCTGTTCTACCCAGAGGTGTAGTGACACACCTGGACTCACTGTGGGAG ATGCCGCAGCAGTTGCGTCTGCAGGTCATGTTGGAGGCTCTTGGCGTGTCTCTGATCTCTGATTCACTCCATGTCCCTGAAGCTCTGCAGCTCGCTGTGTACGTCACATGTTTCTGGCTAAAACATGCGACGCCTGAGCCGAGAGCAGAAATGTTCTGGGCTTTACTGACCAGCTTGGCCTACGGACACGTGAGCAGAGATCAGGCTGAGG ACAGTGAACCAGTTATTTTGAGGTTTAGGAAGCTAAAGAGTCGTAAAGGTCAGAAGCTGCTGGATCTGGGGTTTGCTCACGCTTTGTGTCAGTGGCAGTCCTGTCTAAAGGACAGCTTCTGTCTGAACCAGCTGCTGAATCATCCAGTGCCGGAGCCGGAGTTAGCGAG GTTGTATTGTGGCACTTTGGTGCACGGTGTAACCCACGAGCTGAAAAGAGGTATCGAGCCCGAGTCTCTGTTCGCCGGAGCCCCAGTCGCCATCAGGCTTTACCAAAATCTGCAGACTGCAGTAGAACGTGAGCTGGACGACGACTtgctgatgaggatgaggacgaGGCCAAGTGAGAGTCAGGCAGTGGTGGACCAACTAAGCCAAGAGTTTAAACATCTGATGGCTGAAGACGAGGTTGAAGATGACGAGGTTGAAGATGACGAGGTGCTCGAGCAAACCTACAGCTTTCACacgaaaaacaaaaccaaacgcAAGAAACGAAAATCCAGGTCTAAGAAGCAGGGGCGTGAGAGCAGGCAGTaa
- the ubxn11 gene encoding UBX domain-containing protein 11 — protein sequence MTSPLSTLRKNRRAPLPHTQGERDRRGQAERSDAEYEASLLRNLFPMRQSGSEVTPSLNTPRSKITPRRGPQEVSPSDFELMSSMMQKLNQLERKVTSQALDIDKKKRRILELEEKLSLLHEKTDREQQDDEDMDRKCRRLQQQVWEMEKFLSDYGMIWVGDGEKEGVDNEAVNRQTSQQAGASLVRTFSVNFDLVLQNIRDLNVLAGEAGTRITFVPGGAKLTQQPAVDLQLYRNGMLMSHGPFRAYTEPQTQRFLQDLMDGFFPSELQDKFPDGVLFQVVDRHEEEFRTEFPGKGHTVGRSEQEVMRYREEKIETPFRNSCEQERKLSMQQFLNKLPECVVKGGNVINIRSSLKHHLQGCERAESCVLSLIDTPALQTLRERPECGEVSEISKLKVKSEDGEKTFILKMFFSETIGHLRRYLDAHRGFGEPHYDIISAFPHQCYHSDDNQTLLQCGLTPNAALLLRLRPPVTS from the exons atGACTTCACCGCTTTCCACCCTGAGGAAGAACAGGAGGGCTCCTCTTCCTCACACTCAAGG tgaaagagacagaagagGTCAGGCGGAAAGGAGCGATGCAG AGTACGAAGCCTCTCTGCTCAGAAACCTCTTCCCCATGAGACAGTCAGGGTCAGAGGTCACACCCAGCCTCAATACTCCCAGGTCAAAGATCACACCAAGAAGAGGTCCTCAAGAAG tttctCCATCTGATTTTGAGCTGATGTCCAGCATGATGCAGAAACTCAATCAGTTAGAGAGGAAAGTGACGTCACAGGCGCTGGACATCGACAAGaag aaaagaagaatCTTGGAGCTGGAAGAGAAACTCAGTCTGCTTCACG agAAGACTGACAGAGAGCAGCAGGATGATGAGGACATGGACAGGAAGTGTCGCAGGCTGCAGCAGCAGGTGTGGGAGATGGAG aagtTTCTGAGTGATTACGGGATGATTTGGGTCGGagacggagagaaagagggCGTGGACAATGAAGCTGTAAACCGACAAACATCACAACAAGCAG GAGCCTCTTTGGTCAGGACCTTCTCAGTGAACTTTGACCTGGTGCTGCAGAACATTCGGGATCTAAACGTTCTCGCAGGAGAAGCAGGAACTCGCATCACCTTCGTTCCTGGAGGAGCCAAACTGACGCAGCAGCCTGCTGTAGATCTACAGCTCTACAGAAACGGCATGCTGATGTCCCACGGCCCCTTTAGAGCCTACACGGAACCACAAACACAg AGATTCCTTCAAGACCTGATGGATGGATTTTTCCCCTCTGAGCTACAGGACAAGTTTCCCGATGGTGTACTCtttcag gTGGTTGACAGGCATGAGGAAGAGTTCAGGACAGAGTTTCCAGGTAAAGGTCACACAGTTGGAAGGtcagaacaggaagtgatgcgttacagagaagaaaaaattgAAACACCTTTTCGCAACAGCTGTGAGCAag agaggaAGTTGTCGATGCAGCAGTTCCTGAATAAACTCCCAGAGTGTGTGGTGAAAGGAGGAAATGTGATCAACATTCGCTCGTCACTCAAACACCATTTGCAG ggttgtGAGAGAGCTGAGAGCTGTGTATTGAGTTTAATAGACACTCCTGCGTTACAGACTCTGAGAGAAAG accaGAGTGTGGTGAAGTATCTGAGATTTCCAAACTGAAAGTAAAATCGGAGGATGGAGAAAAGACGTTCATTCTGAAAATGTTCTTCTCTGAGACAATCGGACATTTACGCCGATACCTGGATGCTCACAG GGGCTTTGGTGAACCTCACTATGACATCATCAGTGCATTTCCGCATCAGTGTTACCATAGCGACGACAACCAAACACTGCTACAGTGCGGTCTGACACCCAACGCTGCCTTGTTGTTGAGGCTCCGCCCACCAGTGACATCATAG
- the atp2c1 gene encoding calcium-transporting ATPase type 2C member 1 isoform X1, producing the protein MLKKKHQLLAETQSQSEDETMVPVLTSKRASELPVNEVVCVLQADLQFGLTDSEVSRRRAYHGWNEFDISEDEPLWRKYLSQFKDPLIMLLLASAVISVLMRQFDDAVSITVAIIIVVTVAFVQEYRSEKSLEELGKLVPPECHCVREGRLDHMLARELVPGDTVCLSVGERVPADLRLFEAIDLSVDESSLTGETTPCSKTVIPQLVSGDLTSRSNIAFMGTLVCSGKAKGIVIGTGESSEFGEVFKMMQAEESPKTPLQKSMDVLGKQLSLYSFCIIGIIMLVGWLQGKNILDMFTIGVSLAVAAIPEGLPIVVTVTLALGVMRMVKKRAIVKKLPIVETLGCCNVICSDKTGTLTKNEMTVTQIFTSDGQRAEVTGVGYNGAGEVLMDGKVVHGFSNISISKLVEAGCVCNDAVVRNNTLMGRPTEGALIALAMKVGLESVQQEFVRLEEIPFSSEQKWMAVRCVHRTQQEKPGVFFMKGAFEKVIQFCKTYHSKGASLPLSNQQRALYQQEKTYMGSAGLRVLAFASGDEMSSLTYLGLVGIIDPPRSGVGEAVTTLVSSGVSVKMITGDSQETAVAIANRLGLYAKGAQCLSGDEVDVMDIQELSQIVSRTVVFYRASPRHKLKIVKSLQSVGAVVAMTGDGVNDAVALKAADIGVAMGQSGTDVCKEAADMILVDDDFQTIVSAIEEGKGIYNNIKNFVRFQLSTSIAALTLISLATLMNFPSPLNAMQILWINIIMDGPPAQSLGVEPVDGDVIRKPPRNVRDSILTRNLIVKVLVSSFIIVCGTLFVFWRELRDNEITPRDTTMTFTCFVFFDMFNALSSRSETRMVHEIGLCSNKTFCFAVLASIMGQLLVIYFPPLQKVFQTESLSILDLLFLVCLTSSVCFVCELIKMMERCRGGRGEKEKEECNSFHDV; encoded by the exons ATGCTTAAGAAAAAACATCAGCTG cTTGCCGAGACTCAATCCCAAAGTGAAGATGAGACCATGGTCCCTGTACTAACATCCAAAAGAGCCAGTGAACTTCCAGTAAACGAAGTGGTGTGTGTTCTGCAG gctGACCTGCAGTTTGGTCTCACTGACTCAGAGGTGAGCAGGAGAAGAGCGTATCACGGTTGGAACGAGTTTGACATCAGTGAGGATGAGCCGCTCTGGAGGAAGTACCTGTCTCAG tTTAAAGATCCTCTCATCATGTTGCTCCTGGCGTCTGCGGTGATCAGTGTCCTGATGCGTCAGTTTGATGACGCCGTCAGCATCACCGTG GCGATCATCATCGTGGTTACTGTGGCCTTTGTACAG GAATACCGCTCAGAGAAGTCCCTGGAGGAGTTGGGTAAACTGGTGCCTCCAGAATGTCACTG tgtAAGAGAAGGGCGTCTGGATCACATGCTGGCGAGGGAACTCGTTCCTGGAGACACAGTTTGCCTCTCTGTGGGAGAGAGAGTCCCAGCTGACCTCCGCCTGTTCGAG gCAATAGATCTGAGTGTAGATGAGTCCAGTCTAACTGGTGAGACGACACCCTGCTCTAAGACAGTCATCCCTCAGCTGGTGAGCGGTGATCTCACGTCCCGGAGCAACATCGCCTTTATGGGGACGCTGGTGTGCTCCGGCAAGGCCAAG ggAATCGTTATAGGTACAGGTGAGAGCTCCGAATTCGGAGAAGTCTTCAAAATGATGCAAGCTGAAGAG tcTCCTAAGACTCCACTACAGAAGAGCATGGATGTTCTGGGGAAGCAGCTCTCACTCTACTCCTTCTGCATCATAG GTATCATCATGCTGGTGGGGTGGCTGCAGGGGAAAAACATCCTGGACATGTTCACTATAGGAGTCAG cttggcGGTAGCTGCCATCCCAGAAGGCCTGCCCATCGTAGTGACCGTCACACTTGCTCTGGGTGTGATGAGGATGGTGAAGAAACGAGCCATTGTCAAGAAGCTGCCTATAGTGGAGACACTCG GTTGCTGTAACGTGATCTGCTCGGATAAAACAGGAACTCTGACGAAGAACGAGATGACGGTCACTCAGATCTTCACCTCTGATGGACAGCGTGCTGAG gtgacagGTGTGGGCTATAATGGAGCTGGTGAGGTGCTGATGGACGGGAAGGTGGTTCATGGCTTCTCCAACATCTCCATCAGTAAACTCGTGGAG GCCGGCTGTGTGTGTAACGATGCTGTAGTGAGGAACAACACACTGATGGGTCGACCCACAGAGGGCGCTCTCATTGCTCTGGCCATGaag gtGGGACTGGAAAGTGTACAGCAGGAGTTTGTGCGTTTAGAAGAGATCCCGTTCTCCTCAGAGCAGAAGTGGATGGCTGTTCGCTGTGTCCATCGCACTCAGCAG GAGAAACCCGGAGTGTTTTTCATGAAAGGAGCCTTTGAGAAAGTGATTCAGTTCTGTAAGACGTACCACAGTAAAGGTGCATCACTGCCGCTGAGTAACCAGCAGAGGGCACTGTACCAGCAGGAGAAGACCTACATGGGCAGTGCAGGCCTAAGAG TACTAGCCTTCGCCTCAGGAGACGAAATGAGTTCTCTGACGTACCTCGGTCTGGTCGGCATCATCGATCCTCCAAGGTCTGGTGTTGGGGAAGCCGTGACCACGCTGGTCAGCTCTGGAGTGTCCGTCAAGATGATAACCGGAGACTCTCAGGAGACGGCTGTGGCCATCG caaatCGTCTGGGTCTGTACGCTAAAGGAGCTCAGTGTTTGTCTGGAGACGAGGTGGATGTCATGGATATTCAGGAGCTCTCTCAGATCGTCTCCAGG ACGGTGGTGTTTTACAGAGCCAGTCCCAGACACAAACTGAAAATAGTTAAG TCCCTGCAGAGCGTCGGTGCAGTGGTGGCGATGACCGGCGACGGTGTGAACGACGCTGTAGCTCTGAAGGCGGCTGACATCGGCGTGGCGATGGGTCAGTCCGGGACAGACGTGTGTAAGGAAGCAGCAGATATGATCCTGGTGGACGACGACTTCCAGACCATCGT GTCAGCCATCGAGGAGGGAAAAGGCATTTACAACAACATCAAGAACTTTGTGCGTTTTCAGCTCAGCAC GAGTATCGCGGCTCTCACTCTCATCTCTCTGGCCACGCTGATGAATTTCCCGTCTCCTCTGAATGCCATGCAGATCCTCTGGATTAACATCATCATGGACGGACCTCCAGCTcagag TTTGGGGGTGGAGCCTGTAGATGGCGACGTGATCCGTAAACCTCCACGAAACGTGCGAGACAGCATCCTCACACGCAACCTGATCGTGAAGGTGCTGGTGTCGTCCTTCATCATCGTCTGCGGTACACTCTTCGTCTTCTGGAGAGAG CTGCGGGACAATGAGATCACACCACGTGACACCACCATGACCTTCACCTGCTTCGTCTTCTTTGATATGTTCAACGCTCTCAGCTCTCGCTCAGaa acccGTATGGTACATGAGATAGGTTTGTGTAGTAACAAGACGTTCTGCTTTGCTGTTCTTGCCTCCATCATGGGGCAGTTGCTGGTCATTTACTTCCCTCCACTACAGAAAGTCTTTCAGACTGAGAGCCTCAGCATTCTAG ATCTGCTCTTCCTGGTCTGCTTGACGTCCTCCGTGTGCTTCGTGTGTGAACTCATAAAGATGATGGAGAGGtgcagaggaggaagaggagaaaaagagaaagaggagtgTAACTCTTTCCATGACGTATGA
- the atp2c1 gene encoding calcium-transporting ATPase type 2C member 1 isoform X2, with protein sequence MLAETQSQSEDETMVPVLTSKRASELPVNEVVCVLQADLQFGLTDSEVSRRRAYHGWNEFDISEDEPLWRKYLSQFKDPLIMLLLASAVISVLMRQFDDAVSITVAIIIVVTVAFVQEYRSEKSLEELGKLVPPECHCVREGRLDHMLARELVPGDTVCLSVGERVPADLRLFEAIDLSVDESSLTGETTPCSKTVIPQLVSGDLTSRSNIAFMGTLVCSGKAKGIVIGTGESSEFGEVFKMMQAEESPKTPLQKSMDVLGKQLSLYSFCIIGIIMLVGWLQGKNILDMFTIGVSLAVAAIPEGLPIVVTVTLALGVMRMVKKRAIVKKLPIVETLGCCNVICSDKTGTLTKNEMTVTQIFTSDGQRAEVTGVGYNGAGEVLMDGKVVHGFSNISISKLVEAGCVCNDAVVRNNTLMGRPTEGALIALAMKVGLESVQQEFVRLEEIPFSSEQKWMAVRCVHRTQQEKPGVFFMKGAFEKVIQFCKTYHSKGASLPLSNQQRALYQQEKTYMGSAGLRVLAFASGDEMSSLTYLGLVGIIDPPRSGVGEAVTTLVSSGVSVKMITGDSQETAVAIANRLGLYAKGAQCLSGDEVDVMDIQELSQIVSRTVVFYRASPRHKLKIVKSLQSVGAVVAMTGDGVNDAVALKAADIGVAMGQSGTDVCKEAADMILVDDDFQTIVSAIEEGKGIYNNIKNFVRFQLSTSIAALTLISLATLMNFPSPLNAMQILWINIIMDGPPAQSLGVEPVDGDVIRKPPRNVRDSILTRNLIVKVLVSSFIIVCGTLFVFWRELRDNEITPRDTTMTFTCFVFFDMFNALSSRSETRMVHEIGLCSNKTFCFAVLASIMGQLLVIYFPPLQKVFQTESLSILDLLFLVCLTSSVCFVCELIKMMERCRGGRGEKEKEECNSFHDV encoded by the exons ATG cTTGCCGAGACTCAATCCCAAAGTGAAGATGAGACCATGGTCCCTGTACTAACATCCAAAAGAGCCAGTGAACTTCCAGTAAACGAAGTGGTGTGTGTTCTGCAG gctGACCTGCAGTTTGGTCTCACTGACTCAGAGGTGAGCAGGAGAAGAGCGTATCACGGTTGGAACGAGTTTGACATCAGTGAGGATGAGCCGCTCTGGAGGAAGTACCTGTCTCAG tTTAAAGATCCTCTCATCATGTTGCTCCTGGCGTCTGCGGTGATCAGTGTCCTGATGCGTCAGTTTGATGACGCCGTCAGCATCACCGTG GCGATCATCATCGTGGTTACTGTGGCCTTTGTACAG GAATACCGCTCAGAGAAGTCCCTGGAGGAGTTGGGTAAACTGGTGCCTCCAGAATGTCACTG tgtAAGAGAAGGGCGTCTGGATCACATGCTGGCGAGGGAACTCGTTCCTGGAGACACAGTTTGCCTCTCTGTGGGAGAGAGAGTCCCAGCTGACCTCCGCCTGTTCGAG gCAATAGATCTGAGTGTAGATGAGTCCAGTCTAACTGGTGAGACGACACCCTGCTCTAAGACAGTCATCCCTCAGCTGGTGAGCGGTGATCTCACGTCCCGGAGCAACATCGCCTTTATGGGGACGCTGGTGTGCTCCGGCAAGGCCAAG ggAATCGTTATAGGTACAGGTGAGAGCTCCGAATTCGGAGAAGTCTTCAAAATGATGCAAGCTGAAGAG tcTCCTAAGACTCCACTACAGAAGAGCATGGATGTTCTGGGGAAGCAGCTCTCACTCTACTCCTTCTGCATCATAG GTATCATCATGCTGGTGGGGTGGCTGCAGGGGAAAAACATCCTGGACATGTTCACTATAGGAGTCAG cttggcGGTAGCTGCCATCCCAGAAGGCCTGCCCATCGTAGTGACCGTCACACTTGCTCTGGGTGTGATGAGGATGGTGAAGAAACGAGCCATTGTCAAGAAGCTGCCTATAGTGGAGACACTCG GTTGCTGTAACGTGATCTGCTCGGATAAAACAGGAACTCTGACGAAGAACGAGATGACGGTCACTCAGATCTTCACCTCTGATGGACAGCGTGCTGAG gtgacagGTGTGGGCTATAATGGAGCTGGTGAGGTGCTGATGGACGGGAAGGTGGTTCATGGCTTCTCCAACATCTCCATCAGTAAACTCGTGGAG GCCGGCTGTGTGTGTAACGATGCTGTAGTGAGGAACAACACACTGATGGGTCGACCCACAGAGGGCGCTCTCATTGCTCTGGCCATGaag gtGGGACTGGAAAGTGTACAGCAGGAGTTTGTGCGTTTAGAAGAGATCCCGTTCTCCTCAGAGCAGAAGTGGATGGCTGTTCGCTGTGTCCATCGCACTCAGCAG GAGAAACCCGGAGTGTTTTTCATGAAAGGAGCCTTTGAGAAAGTGATTCAGTTCTGTAAGACGTACCACAGTAAAGGTGCATCACTGCCGCTGAGTAACCAGCAGAGGGCACTGTACCAGCAGGAGAAGACCTACATGGGCAGTGCAGGCCTAAGAG TACTAGCCTTCGCCTCAGGAGACGAAATGAGTTCTCTGACGTACCTCGGTCTGGTCGGCATCATCGATCCTCCAAGGTCTGGTGTTGGGGAAGCCGTGACCACGCTGGTCAGCTCTGGAGTGTCCGTCAAGATGATAACCGGAGACTCTCAGGAGACGGCTGTGGCCATCG caaatCGTCTGGGTCTGTACGCTAAAGGAGCTCAGTGTTTGTCTGGAGACGAGGTGGATGTCATGGATATTCAGGAGCTCTCTCAGATCGTCTCCAGG ACGGTGGTGTTTTACAGAGCCAGTCCCAGACACAAACTGAAAATAGTTAAG TCCCTGCAGAGCGTCGGTGCAGTGGTGGCGATGACCGGCGACGGTGTGAACGACGCTGTAGCTCTGAAGGCGGCTGACATCGGCGTGGCGATGGGTCAGTCCGGGACAGACGTGTGTAAGGAAGCAGCAGATATGATCCTGGTGGACGACGACTTCCAGACCATCGT GTCAGCCATCGAGGAGGGAAAAGGCATTTACAACAACATCAAGAACTTTGTGCGTTTTCAGCTCAGCAC GAGTATCGCGGCTCTCACTCTCATCTCTCTGGCCACGCTGATGAATTTCCCGTCTCCTCTGAATGCCATGCAGATCCTCTGGATTAACATCATCATGGACGGACCTCCAGCTcagag TTTGGGGGTGGAGCCTGTAGATGGCGACGTGATCCGTAAACCTCCACGAAACGTGCGAGACAGCATCCTCACACGCAACCTGATCGTGAAGGTGCTGGTGTCGTCCTTCATCATCGTCTGCGGTACACTCTTCGTCTTCTGGAGAGAG CTGCGGGACAATGAGATCACACCACGTGACACCACCATGACCTTCACCTGCTTCGTCTTCTTTGATATGTTCAACGCTCTCAGCTCTCGCTCAGaa acccGTATGGTACATGAGATAGGTTTGTGTAGTAACAAGACGTTCTGCTTTGCTGTTCTTGCCTCCATCATGGGGCAGTTGCTGGTCATTTACTTCCCTCCACTACAGAAAGTCTTTCAGACTGAGAGCCTCAGCATTCTAG ATCTGCTCTTCCTGGTCTGCTTGACGTCCTCCGTGTGCTTCGTGTGTGAACTCATAAAGATGATGGAGAGGtgcagaggaggaagaggagaaaaagagaaagaggagtgTAACTCTTTCCATGACGTATGA